The stretch of DNA CTCCAGCTATATCATTTTCCACTGATACAAACATTTCAACTCCAGAGAACAGGAGATCTAAGGTTCAAGTGAATCGGCGACAGAAAAGAGCTAGCGATTCACCACTCCTGTCTCCAGTATCCACCTCTGCCACTCGGCGTTCTTCTCGCCTTAAGGTACTGAATACTCATTGTCTTCTAATTGTTACAACaccaaaccaaattcaaaatatatctTAGATACTATTGCTTCAAATTCAAAAGGTAGGATAGCAGAACCTATCTTCATAACAACTGGACTATATAATTAACTGATCGCATGGAGCCGATAGTATTTAACAGACCACTTAAATAGTGATTTCTCTTGTTACAGGGGAAGAAATGAAGGTGGAGCTCTGTTTTACTCTTCACAAGCATCTAGGAGTGATGAGGGAGTTTTGGAAACTGTTGTCAACAACAATCCGTTGTTTGAatttcttataatatttgacTGTTTTTTTGTAATCACGCTCACGCACAATGTTGATTTCGTTACTAGTGTGGGTGGCTATGCTTATACATCTATCGTTCTTCGTTATCACAAAAAGGTGTAATTTGAGTATGAAGAATGCAAGAATCCTTCGCATATGACAATTTACCATTGGCCTTATGCTCTTATCAGAGAACCTGGGCATTTGACCCGAAGGTCCCGTAACAAACTTAGCTGCAACTAGCTGCAAATTGATAAGAATCTAACCCTGCGAGCTCCATCATCTCTATTAGACGTATATGTGCAACAAGCTGCACATTCAGCTTGACAATCATGGATTCAAGGGTCACGATGATTGCCTCCATTTTGAAAGGTCTTTTTATGTTCCTCTCATGGTCTTCATGGGTGGTGGCGGTTATTATACTTTTCTAAATGTTGGCAGGTGCTATGTTCTGTTATCATACTTAATAGTTGACAATCACCAGTCAATCAAAACTACCAATTATTAAAGAAGGCCACAACAATATATTGTATCTTAATTGTGACcaaatactcaaaaataaatcaaacacCATTCTCCAACTCGCTCTCTTGCATAAGAGGATAACAATATAACCAGAAAAGCCATGAAATTACTCTCACCTTGCTCATGAAGGCGAGGAAGGGATCTTGTGCAGCCAACGCGGGAGAACAAACATGGAAATGTATGAGGGGTAAAGGCCTACAAAACTCAGAGTTTGATAGTCATTACAACAATCCAAGCTATTGTGACGCCCAAACTTGTCTTCATGGAAGTTAGTAGACCCCAAACATTGATGCATCGTGCACATCATGTACATTGTATTAGCATCAAAAGGGTTTATCGTCAGTGGAATGTAATTGAAACCGGTCTCACAACAAACTGGAGATATTTCAGATACTAATAGCCATTCCGGGCTATTTAGCCTCCATACACGTAACTTATGCTCTACATGTCCATCATCTTTGACTTGGGAGACCATGTTCATGTACATGATAAATCCTTGAGATGTTGTGCAAACTcttcttaaatttgttttggttcCAACGTCAGGGAAAGCTGTAGCTTGACATCGATCAGATTCATTACCAGTAGCGTAGAAATCATGGGATACAAGAACCTCTCCATAGTCGCCGATCCAGTAAAGGCTTCCGTTCAAGCTAATGGGGTTGAAACCATTCAGAGAAGACAAAAGGAGATGAGATTGGAGTGTTTTGAAACTCCATAAGCC from Camelina sativa cultivar DH55 chromosome 9, Cs, whole genome shotgun sequence encodes:
- the LOC104715397 gene encoding F-box protein At3g28330-like; translation: MKKKKEMSFFITEDLWAMILARLPIKIITTSKLVCKQWNSLVESPLFRKLFMSLHQNSHSSWSLMCRVLPEPDDEVVAHYGCETWGLQRSLSSYISSFLTHRFNTQYPIITLVEAYTHVGLILITSGVTDTYYVANPISRQCVEIPHPPPPTRGLFFTSGLVTQIENDVFLGYKVVLMDTSNVSVLSLLIYSSETGLWSFKTLQSHLLLSSLNGFNPISLNGSLYWIGDYGEVLVSHDFYATGNESDRCQATAFPDVGTKTNLRRVCTTSQGFIMYMNMVSQVKDDGHVEHKLRVWRLNSPEWLLVSEISPVCCETGFNYIPLTINPFDANTMYMMCTMHQCLGSTNFHEDKFGRHNSLDCCNDYQTLSFVGLYPSYISMFVLPRWLHKIPSSPS